The following nucleotide sequence is from Solidesulfovibrio carbinolicus.
ACGACGTCGTGTGTAGGAGTCATGGTGGATCGCAGGCAAAAGGTTGGGGCGCGCCCGGCAATCCCGCCGCCGGGTTGCCAAGGGACGCCGCCCGGGCGTAAAACCGGGCGGAGCATACCCGCGACACGCCCGGCGGGCAATCCGCCGGCAAGGCAAAATCCTCATGCCCAACACCATTTTCGATGCCGCCGTGTTCGACTTCGACGGCACCCTGGCCGAGTTGGTCCTGGATTTCACGGCCATGAAACAGCTCGTGGCTCGGCAGGCGGCCGCGTTTTTGCCCGACGTGCCGCCGGCCAACGGCCTGCCGGCCCTGGAATACGCCGCGAAGCTCACCGCCGCCATCGCCCGGACCAATCCCGAAGCGTCCCGGCGCTTCGCCGCCCAGGCCGCCCAGGGCATCGAAGCCATGGAAACCGACGGAGCCGCCCGGGCCGGCCTTTTCCCCGAAACCCGGGCCGCCCTTGCCGCCCTGGCCGGGCGCGGCGTCAAGGTCGGCGTCATCACCCGCAACTGCCGCCGGGCCGTGTTGACGGTCTTTCCCGATTTGCACGATTTCGCCGGTGTGCTCCTGGCCCGCGACGACACGCCGCGCGTCAAACCCGATCCCGGGCATCTGCTGGCCGCGCTCCAGGCCCTGGGCGCTTCGCCGGCCCGGTCGCTCATGGTCGGCGACCATCCCATGGACCTGGCCGTGGGCAAGGCCGCCGGCACGCGCACCGCCGCAGTGGCCAGCGGCCACGCCAGCCGCGACGAACTGGCCCGCCACGGGCCGGATTATCTGGCGGCCGACGTGGGGGAGTTGGTGGCGAAGTTGATGGGGTGATGGAAGCGATAGAGAAGAAAAGAGAAGAAAAGAATGCCTCCGGCGGCCAAAGGGCTGAGCCCTTTGGAATCCCACTTGGGGTGGCGGTCGGCGGGGGCGTTGTGGAGGGATGGCGTATGGTCCACGGCGCGCGTGTGGTCGAGAGGAAGAGGCGTATGCCGAAGATGGCGGCGTTGTGCTTCGCGCTTGTGGCGGCCCTGTGTCTGCTGGCCGGTTGCGGCGGTAAAAAAACCAAGGCCGAGCCGGGCAAGCCGTCGGGGTTCGCCTCGGCCGATGCGAAAAACATTCACGAATTCATCGTCCGCTTCCCGGATATGGCCGCAAGCGGCGACGCCGGGGCCATGCTGCGCCTTTTCACCGAAGACGCCCGCTACGTGCCGCTTCTGGGCAAGGACGTGCGCCCCATCCGGGGGAGCGGCGAACTGGAGCGCCAGCTTCCCGCCTCCCTGGCCGAACAGCGCCGCATGGGACTCGCCATGCAGTGGCGCGAACCCATGAACATCCAGGTCAAGGGCGAGCGGGCCAGCGTGCGGGCCGTGGCCGACCTGCGCTGGAACGAAAACGGCCAAGCCAAACAGGCTGTGATGAGCTGTTATTTCGGCCTGTCGCGCGACGACAACTACCTGTGGCGCATCCGGGAGTTCCACGGCGAACCGGTCGGCCCGAGCTTCAAGGCGCCGCCCCAGACCCAGCCGGCCAAGGCCCCGGCCAAAAAGCCCGTGCGCAAGGAAAAGATCGTCATCCAGGGCGAACCGCCAAAGCCCGCCGCCAAACAGCCCGCCGCCACGCCCGCGCCCCAGCCAACCCCGCCGCCAGCCCAGGAAAAACCGCCCCATGACGGGCCGCTAGTGGAAGACTCGCCGAAGCCATTTTTTTAGGAGGCCTCCGGCGGCCGGGGGCTCAGCCCCCCGGACCCCCGACATGGTCTGCGCCCAGCGGTGCTTTCGCCGGTCTCCTTTCTGTTTGGGGATGCGTTTTTCGGTTCGGGCTTTCGCCCGAACCGAAAAACGCATCCCCAGATAGGGAGGGTCCGGGAGGGGCTTAGCCCCTCCCGGCCGCCGGAGGCATCTTCATCTTATTCTTATTCTTTTCCCCGCCAATCTTCCCATTTCTCCACCAATTTCGCCAACGCCTGGCCGCGATGGCTGCGGGCGTTTTTTTCGGTGGGCGTGAGTTCGGCGGCGGTTTTGCCGGCAAGGGCGTCGAAAAAGAGCGGATCGTAGCCGAAGCCGCCGTCGCCGGCGGGCGCGAAGGCCACCCGGCCTTCCCAGGAGCCTTCGGCCGTGAGTTCCCGGCCGTCGGGATCGGCCGCCACCACCACCGAGACGAACCGGCAGGTGCGGTCGCCCTCGGGCACATGGGCCATGACGGTCAGCAACTTGTCGTTGTTGGCGGCGTCGGTGGCGTTTTCGCCGGCGTAGCGGGCCGAATAGACGCCCGGCGCGCCGGACAGGGCGTCCACGCACAGGCCGGAATCGTCGGCCAGGCTCACCAGCCCCGTGGCCTTGGCCACGGCCCAGGCCTTGATACGGGCGTTTTCCAGAAACGTCGTCCCGGTTTCGGGGATTTCGCCGATTTCCGGGAATTCCCCGAGTCCGACCACGGTGACGCCAAGTCCGGCCAGCAGAGCGTTTAATTCCTTGATCTTCCCGGCGTTGCGGGTGGCCAGCACGACCTTGAGGCCGTCTTGCTTCGTCTGGGTATCCATCGGGACTCCTACAGCTTTTTGCCGCCCCGGCCGGCTTTTGCCATCCGGGACAAGCCATGGTAGCCCGGCCCCACATTGCCTGCAAGGATGGAACGAAACCCATGTCCAAGATATATCGCGTCCACACCATAAGCCTTGGCTGCCCCAAAAACCGGGTGGACACCGAAAACGTGCTGGGCGGCCTGCCCTTTGCCACGACGCCCGCAGCCACGCCCGAGGCGGCCGATCTGGTCGTGGTCAACACCTGCTCGTTTATTGCCCCGGCGGTTGAGGAGTCCGTGGCCGCCATCCTGGAAGCCTCCGAGGCCATCCGGGAGCTGTCGCCGCGCCCGGTGCTGGCCGTGCTCGGCTGCCTGCCCTCGCGCTTTGGCCAGGAACTGCGCGAGGGCCTGCCCGAGGTTGACATCTGGGGCCTGCCCTCGGAGCTGGACCTCATCCCGGGCCGGCTGGCCAAGGCGCTGTCGGCTGAATCGGCCGCGCCCACCGGCCGTCTGGCCAGCACCCCGCCGTCCTATGCCTACCTCAAAATCGCCGAAGGCTGTGACCATGCCTGCCGCTATTGCACCATTCCGTCGATTCGCGGGCCGCTTGTGAGCAAGCCCCTGGACGCCCTGGTGGAGGAGTCCCGGCGGCTTCTGGACAAGGGCGCGTCGGAGCTCGTTGTGGTGGCCCAGGACGTGGCCGCCTACGGCCGCGATCTGGGCATGAAAGAGGGCCTCAAGGCGCTGCTGGGCAAGCTCCTGCCGCTTTCGGGGCTCAAGTGGCTGCGCCTGCTTTATCTCTATCCGTCCGGGGTGACGGACGATCTGCTGGCTTTCCTGGCCGGGGCCGGCCGGCCCTTCGTGCCGTATTTCGACATCCCGTTCCAGCACATCCACCCGGACATGCTGGCCGCCATGGGCCGTCCCAAGGCGGCCTCGGCCGAGACGGTGGTGGCCCGGGTGCGCCGCCATTTCCCGGACGCCGCCCTGCGCTCGACGTTTATCGTGGGGCTTCCCGGCGAAAAGAAAGAACATTTCGAGACGCTGCTGCGCTTTGTCAACGAAGCCAGGCTCAACCATGTCGGCGTCTTCCCCTACCACCGCGAGGACGGCACCCCGGCGGCGGCCATGGCCGGACAGGTGCGCAGCGACGTCAAGGCCCGGCGGGTGGAGGCGGTCATGGCCGCCCAGCGCGAGATCAGCGCCGATTTGCTGGAAGAGTGGGTCGGCCGGGACACGGAAGTGCTGGTGGACAGCGTCCATCCCGAATGGCCGGGGCTGCATGTGGGGCGCACCTGGTTCCAGGCCCCGGAGATCGACGGGGTGACGTATGTCAGCGGCCCGGGCGTCGCGCCGGGCAACATGGTTACGGCGACCATCGAGGAAGCAAAGGACTATGATCTCGTAGGGCTGGCCTGACGGGTCGGGCGGGGCCTTTTTTGTTGTGTGTTCGAGGGGTTTCTGCTATGACCCGAAATCCTTTTCGAAGGGATAGATCGCGTTGGAGGTCAACTCATGGACAAAACCACGGAAATGAAAAACAACCTTAACTCGGAAATGGAAGTCAACTTCGAGGCCGCGCTGGAAAATTACCTCAATGAGGATTTCGGCGACCTGGAAGAAGGTTCCATCACTCAGGGCGTCGTGGTCCGCATCGGCAAGGAGCACGTCCTCGTGGACGTCAACTTCAAGTCCGAGGGCCAGATTCCGGTCGGCGAATTCCTGGACCCGCTGGGGGAAATGGAAGTCAAAGTCGGCGACCAGATCGACGTCTACGTCGTCTCCAAGAACGAATCCGAAGGCACCATCATCATGTCCCGCGAGCGGGCCAAGAGGATGCAGCTTTTTGATAAGCTCGAGGAAATCCAGGAAAAAGATGACGTCATCAGCGGTAAGATCGTGCGCCGCATCAAGGGTGGCTACACCGTCGATCTCGGCGGCGTCGAAGCCTTCCTGCCCGGTTCCCACGTCGACCTGCGCCCCGTGCCCGACATGGACGCCCTGGTCGGCCAGGAATTCGAATTCCGCGTGCTCAAGATCAACCGCCGCCGCAGCAACGTCATCGTTTCCCGCCGCGTGCTCCTGGAAGAGCGCCGGGATTCCATGCGCAAAGACCTCCTCAAGACCCTCGAAGAGGGCCAGACCGTCACCGGTCGGGTCAAGAACATCACCGAGTACGGCGTTTTCGTCGACCTCGGCGGCCTCGACGGCCTCATGCACATCACCGACATGTCCTGGAAGCGCATCAAGCATCCCAAAGAGCTGGTGCATCTGGGCGACGAGCTGGAACTGAAGGTCCTTTCCTTCGACCAGGACAAGCAGAAAGTGTCGCTTGGCATGAAGCAGCTCATCGCCGATCCCTGGGAAAACATCGCCGGCAAGTACCCCGAAGACACCCGCATGTCCGGTAAGGTCACCAACCTGGTCGACTACGGCGCGTTTGTCGAGCTGGAGCCCGGCGTCGAAGGGCTGGTCCACATCTCCGAGATGTCCTGGACCCGCAAGCTGCGCCACCCGAGCCAGATGGTCCACGTCGGCGACGAAGTCGAAGTGGTCGTGCTGTCCGTTGATCCGGACAAGAAGCGCATTTCGCTCGGCATGAAGCAGGTTCGCCCGAATCCGTGGGATATCGTGGCCGAGAAGTACCCCGAGGGCACCATCCTTGAGGGTTCGGTCAAAAACATCACCGAGTTCGGCATCTTCATCGGCATCGAGGACGGCATTGACGGCCTGATCCACGTCTCCGACATCTCCTGGACCAAAAAGGTCCGCCACCCCGGCGAGATGTTCAAGAGCGGCGACATCGTCATGGCCAAGGTCCTCACCGTCGACAAAGAGAACGAGAAGTTCACCCTGGGCATCAAGCAGCTCTCCGAAGATCCCTGGACCCGCGTGCCCGACACCTACCCGGTCGGCGCCATGGTCAAGGGCACGGTAACCAACATCACCGACTTCGGCCTGTTCGTGGAAGTGGAAGAAGGCATCGAAGGCTTGGTCCACGTTTCCGAGATCAGCCGCAAGAAGGTCAAGACGCCTGCCGAGATCTACAAGGAAGGCGACGAGATCGAAGCCAAGGTCATCCACGTCTCCGCCGACGAGCGCCGCCTGGGCCTGTCCATCAAGTCCATCAAGGACGAAGAGGACAAGAAAAAGGCCAAGGAATTCCGCACCGCCGGTCCTTCCGACACCGGAAGCAATCTGGGCGAGCTCCTGCGCCAGAAACTGGAAGAGGATGCCCAGCGCTAATCAACCGCTCTCTGTCAGGCGTCCGGCCCTGTTCGGATGCCTGATTGCCGTCGCGGCCGTGATCCTGGTTTTCGGGATCGCGGCCGCGTTTGGCGTTTTCGGCCACGACGAGGAGGGCGAATCCCTGCTCGGGCTGGCCGAGGCCCGCATCGGCGTGGTGCGCGTCGAAGGCCCGATAAACGACGCCGAAGAGGTCGTGGCCTTTATCCGCAAACTGCGCGAGGACGATACCGTCAAGGGCGTCATTTTACGCATCAATTCCCCTGGCGGAGCCTTTGGACCGTCCCAGGAAATGTACATGGCCGTCAAGCGCCTGCGAGCCAAAAAGCCCGTCGTGGCCTCCTTTTCCGCCGTGGCCGCCTCGGGCGGGTATTACGCCGCCTGCGCGGCTGACCGCATCTTTTCCAACCCCGGCTCCATCACCGGCAGCATCGGCGTCATCACCCAGCTGGCCAACGCCCGGGAGCTCATGCAAAAGCTGGGACTGAGCATGGACTCGCTGACCACCGGCAAGCTCAAGGATGCCGGCAGCCCCTTCAAGCAGCTCTCCGACGAGCAACGCGCCTACCTCGAAGGCCTGATAAACGACCTCAACGCCCAGTTCAGCGGCGATGTGGCCAAGGAGCGCAAGCTCTCCCCTGAGGCCATCGCGCTCATCGCTGACGGTCGGGCCATGACCGGCGCGCGCGCCCAGGCCATTGGCCTTGTGGACGACCTCGGCGGCCAGGAAGAGGCCGTGGGCTACCTTAAAAAAGAGCTCGGCCTCAAGGGCGAGGTGCCGCTTTTCAAGGGGCCCAAGAAAAAGAACAGCTTTTTCGAGAAGCTGTCCTCCTCCCTGCCCCTGGTCGATCCGCGCGGCGCGGCCGCGCTTGCCGCCCTGGCCGACGCCCTGGAAGGTCGCCAAAGCCTGCCCGAACTTCGTTGATTCCCGCACCGGCAGTCTCGCCGCCTTCGGTTTCCCTTCGTCCTGCCTTTACCTCCTCGCGTGCATGAGAAAACCGTCATGGCCCCTGCGCTTTGGCGTCTTGACGATAAAGCGCCTGTGCTCCTAGGGTTGTCATCGTAGCAACCAAGGAGTGCCCATGCGTCTCGTTTCCTTCGCCCAAAACGACGGACCTCGCCTGGGCGTACGCCTGGGCGATGTGCTCATCGACCTTTCCCAGGTTGACGACAGCCTCCCGAGCGACATGATCGCCTTCCTGGCCGGCGGCCAGGACGCGTTCGACGCCGTACGGAAGGCCGCTCAAAATGCGCCTACGGCGGCCCAGATGCGCTTTTCGTCGGTCAAACTGCTGCCCGTCGTGCCGCGCCCCGGCAAAATTGTCTGCGTAGGCCTCAACTACGTGGACCATGCCGTGGAAATCAGTCCGCGCAACCTGCCCGATCACCCGACCTTTTTCGCCCGCCTGGCCTCGACCCTGATCGCCCACAACGAACCGCTCCTGCGGCCGGCTGTCTCGACCAAACTCGATTTCGAGGGCGAACTGGCCGTCATCATCGGCAAGCCCGGCCGCCTGATCCCCAAAAGCCAGGCCCTGGCCCACGTGGGCGGCTATGCGCTTTTTAACGAAGGTTCCGTGCGTGACTACCAGTTCCGCACCTCCCAGTGGTTTCTCGGCAAAAATTTCGACGCCACCGGCGCGTTCGGCCCGGAACTGTGCACCCCCGACGAACTGCCGCCCGGAGCAAACGGCCTGCTTTTGTGCACCCGCGTCAACGGCGAACTGGTCCAGGAAGCCGCCACCTCGGACATGCTGTTCCCCGTGCCGGCCCTTATCGCCGCCCTGTCCGAGGCCATGACGCTCAATCCCGGCGACGTCATCGTCACCGGCACTCCGTCGGGCGTGGGCTTTGCCCGCAAACCGCCGCGCTATCTCAAGCCCGGCGATGTCTGCGAGATAGAACTCGAAGGCTACGGCGTACTGCGCAATCCCGTGGGCGATGCCCTCGGCGAGTAGGAAACGGCAAGAAGGGATGAGGCCGCCTGGGACCGGGCCGAACGCTCCCTGGTCCGATCATTTGGGCACCGGTGACAGTGAGATGGCGTCGGTGGAAGTGCTATGCTTTTGCAAAGGAGGCGTTTGATGTTGACCCAAGACCGTGCTTCCGTGGGGCTGATCGATGTTCCCGGCGGCCGGGTGTTCTACCGTATCGTCGGCCAGGACGCGCCCGGCACGCCGCTTCTTGTCGTCCATGGCGGCCCGGGCCTGCCCCACGACTATCTGGAGCCTCTGGAAGCCCTGGCCAACGCCCGGCCGGTGGTTTTCTACGACCAGCTCGGCTGCGGCCGATCCGACCGGCCAGACGACCTGTCGCTTTTTGCCCTGCCGCGTTACGTCGAAGAACTCGACGCCGTGCGCCGGGCCTTGGGGCTTACGCAGCTGGCGCTTTTGGGGCAATCCTTTGGCGCGCTTTTGTGCGTGGAATATCTGCTGCGGCGCGGCCAGGAAGGGGTTACCCGGCTTGTGCTCTCCGGGCCGTGCCTGAGCGCCGCCCGGTTCGCCGCCGATCAGCGGGCGCATCTCACCGCCATGCCCCAAGGGGTGCAAGACGCCGTGGCCGCCGCCGAAGCGGCCGGCGATTACGACAGCGACGCCTATCAGGCGGCCGTGGGCGTGTTTTACGCCAAACACGTCTGCCGCCTCGATCCCTGGCCGGAATGCCTCACGCGGGCCATCGAGGGAATGAGCCTGCCCTGCTACCTGCACATGTGGGGGCCAAGCGAATTTACTCTGACCGGGAACCTGGCCGGCTACGATGCCACGCCTGAGCTGGGGACGATCACCGTGCCGACGCTTTTCACCTGCGGCCGCTACGACGAAGCCACGCCCGAGACCACGGCGGACTTCGCCGCCCGCATCCCGGGCGCGCGGCTGACCGTCATTGAAGACGCCAGCCACAGCCACCACCTGGAGCAGCCGGCGCGCTACCTGGAAACCGTCGAGGCGTTTCTCGCTTAGGGTCGGGGCTTACCCGCCGACCGACTGGGAGGCGGCCATGGCATTGACCGCCGCGTCCCAATCGGCCGGGTCGCAGACGTCTTTTTCGATGATCTCGAAAAATTCACCCTCGGCCAGCCGCAGCGCGGCCATGTCCGGGTGCTTGCGCTTAAGCCAGGTGGGCGCTTCCCGGGCTTCGTCCACGTTGTCGGCGGTAAAGGTCGCCAGCGGCGTGCGCCCCGTCGTCCCGCACTTGAAGAGCAGATAGGATTTCGTCATGCCAGCCTCCCGTCCCTAAACGGTTCGCCCCTAGCGCCACCGGCCCTTGTAACCCGGTTGGGGGTCCGGGGGACTAAGGCCCCCGGCCGCCGGAGGCATCTCCTCTTCTTCCCTCAATGATTCCGACCAAATATCTCGGTCATCCCCCTCAGCCGCGCGGCAATGGCAGCGTCGAAGTGGTCGTCCACGGCGCGCCAGGACCAGTTGCCCTTGGCCACGGACGGCATGTTCATGCGCGCGCCTTCGCCCAGGCACAGGATATCCTGCATGGGCGCGATGACCTTGGAGGCGGCGCTTTGCATGATTAGCCGCAGCAGTTCCCAGGGCACCTCCTCGTGGGGCACGCGCCGGCCGAGGTAGGCGTAGAGCGATTCCAGGGCCTCGCCGCCGGATTCGCCGCGCGCCCAGCCGAGCGTCGTGTTGTTGTCGTGGGTGCCGGTGTAGGCCACGTGGTTGCGTTCGTAGTTGTGGGGCGCGTCGCGGTTTTCGGCGATGCCCGGACCGAAGGCGAACTGGAGCACGCGCATGCCGGGGAAGCTGAAGGCGGCCATGAGTTCGCGCACTTCGGCGGTGATGACGCCAAGGTCCTCGGCGATGATGGGCAGGGCCGGAAAACGCCGGGTCAGGGTCTTGAAAAGCGCGTGTCCCGGGGCCTTGACCCAGGTTCCGTTGACGGCCGTCTCTTCGCTGGCCGCGATCTCCCAGTAGGCCTCAAATCCCCGGAAGTGGTCCAGGCGCACGATGTCGTAGAGTTCCAGCGTCCGCTCCATGCGCCGTAGCCACCAAGCGAAGCCCTCGGCCTCGTGGGCCGGCCAGTCGTAGACCGGATTGCCCCAGCGCTGGCCGGTGGCGCTGAAATAATCCGGCGGCACTCCGGCCACCCAGACCGGCCGCTTGTCCGGGCCGAGCTTGAACAGCTCCGGATTGGCCCAGACGTCGGCGCTGTCCTCGGTGACGTAGATGGGCATGTCGCCGATGACCTGGATGTCGGCCTGGCGCAGCTGCGCCCGCAGGGCCTTCCACTGGCTGTGGGCCAGGTACTGCACGAACCGCACGTAGTCGATCTCCTCGGCCATGCGAATCTTCAGCGCGTCCACGGCCGCCGGCTCGCGGTCGCGCAGTCCGGCCGGCCACGAGGCAAACCCGGCCTCATGCTGCTCACGCTTGGCCGCCCGGAACAGGGCGTAATCGTCCAGCCAGCCGGTCGCCTCGCGGCAAAAGACGACATAGGCGGCGTCACAGGCCAGCCGCTGGCGGCCGGCGGCAAAAGCCGCGCGACAAAGCGCTTCTTTTTTGGCCTGCGCCTGCTCGAAATCCGCCACGGCCGGATCGCCGTCCACTACGGCCGCCTCCAGAGCCGCCGCGTCCAGCCAGCCGTCCTCGACCATGGCTTCGGGACTTATGAGCAGCGGACTTACGGCAAAGGCCGAGTCGCTGCTGTAGGGCGAGTTGCCGATAAAGGTCGACGTCGGCGACAGGGGCAATATCTGCCAATAGGACTGGGAAGCCTGGCGCAAGAAGCGGGCAAAGCGCCGCGCGCCGGGGCCGAAATCGCCGATGCCGAACCGGGAGGGAAGCGAGGTGACGTGCATGAGCACGCCGCTGGCTCTGCGCAGCATGGAAGCTCCTTGCGGGGTGGAAGGGAGGAATGTGGGGGGAGGAAACCCCTTTTTGAAAAAAGGGGTTTCCTCCCCCCACGCCCCCCCCTTCCCCAAAAACTTTTCTCTGGATAGGGATGCCACGGAAGGGTGGCAGGGGCAAGGGGGCCAACAGGGCACACACCCCACTCCGCCTGCTTGTGGATCCCCCGCCCGCCACAGACGGCCAGGGGGTCCGGGGGGATAATCCCCCCGGCGGGTGCAGGGCAGCGCCCTGCCGGGTCACGGGCAGCGCCCGTGCGGGTGCAGGGCAGAGCCCTGCAATTAGGCCGGCCGCAAGAACACTGCGCCAAGGGGCGGCAGGGTCAGCGTCAGCGAATAGGAGCGGTCAAAGCTCTCGACGGCTTCGGCCATGACCGCGCCGGCGTTGCCCAGGCCCGAGCCGCCGTAGGGGCGGGCGTCGCTGTTGAGCAGCTCCCGCCACATGCCGGGCCTGGGCACGCCGACCCGGTAGAACTCACGCGGCACGGGCGTGAAGTTGAGCACCACCAGCACCATGTCGTCCGGGTCCTTGCCGCGCCGCAAAAAGGCCAGCACGCTGGCCTCGGCGTCGCGGAAATCGACCCACTCGAAGCCTTCGGCCTTGAAATCGCGCTGATGCAGGGCCGGTTCTGACCGGTAGACGGCGTTTAAGTCGGCCACCCATTGTAAAATGCCCTGGTGCGGCGGCGAGTCGAGCAGCTCCCATTGCAGTTCGGCGTCGTGGTTCCATTCCTGCCACTGGGCGAATTCGCTGCCCATAAACAGCAGCTTCTTGCCCGGATGGCCGAACATGAAGCCGTAGAGCAGGCGCAGGTTGGCGAACCGTCGCCAGTCGTCGCCGGGCATTTTGCGGATGAGGCTGCCTTTGCCGTAGACGACCTCGTCGTGGGACAGGGCCAGGACGAAGTTTTCGGTAAAGGCGTACCAGATGCCGAAGGTGAGTTCCCCGTGGTGGTATTTGCGGAAGATCGGGTCGCGGGCAAAGTAGCGCAACACATCGTGCATCCAGCCCATGTTCCACTTCATGCCGAAGCCCAGGCCGCCGAGGTAGGGCGGGCGCGAGACCATGGGCCAGGAAGTGGATTCCTCGGCAATGGCCTCGGTGTCCGGGAAGCGGGCGTAGGTCATTTCGTTGAGGCGACGCAGGAAATCAATGTTGTCGAGGTTTTCCCGACCGCCGTGGATGTTGGGAATCCATTCGCCGTCGCGGCGGGAGTAGTCGAGGTAGAGCATGGAGGCCACGGCGTCCACGCGCAGGGCGTCGGCATGGTAGCGACCCAGCCAGAAAAGCGCGCTGGAGATGAGAAACGCGCGCACCTCGTAGCGGCCGGTGTTGAAGATGTAGCAGTTCCAGTCCGGGTGGTAGCCCCGGCGTGGATCGGCGTGCTCGAAGAGGTGGGTGCCGTCGAAATAGGACAGGCCGTGGCCGTCGGCCGGGAAATGGGAGGGCACCCAGTCCAGCACCACGCCGACGCCGTTTTGGTGGAGCCGGTCGATAAGGGCCATGAAGTCCTGGGGCGTGCCGTAGCGGCTGGTGGGGGCGAAGTAGCCCAGGGTCTGATAGCCCCAGGAGCCGAAAAAGGGGTGTTCCATGACCGGCAGGAACTCCACGTGGGTGAACCCGGCCCGCAGCACGTGGTCGGTCAGGTGATCGGCCAGCTCCCGGTAGGACAGGGAGCGGTAGCGGTCCTGGTGGACGCGGCGAAACGAGCCCAGGTGCAGTTCGTAGATGGAGATGGGCGAGGCAAACCCGTTTTTGTCGCGGCGGTTTTCCATCCAGGCGGCGTCGTTCCACTGGTAGTCGAGGTCCCAGACGATGGAGGCGGTATGGGGCGAGGTCTCCCAGTAGAAGGCGAAGGGGTCGGCCTTGTCGGCCTTGTAGCCGCCGACCTGGGAAGCGATGTGGTATTTGTAGCGCGTGCCCTTGGGCACGCCGGGGATGAAGCATTCGTGGACGCCCGAGGCGTCGTGGCGCACGGCCATGGGGTGGCTGTCGGGGTCCCAGTCGTTGAAGTCGCCGATGACCGAGACGGTGCGGGCGTTGGGAGCCCAGACGGCGAAGTGGACGCCGGGCTGGCCTTCGACTTCCATCATGGCCGAGCCGAGCTTGTCGGGCAGATCGAAGTGGTTGCCCTGTTTGAAGAGGTAGATGTCTTCCTCGGTCAGGCGTGAAACATCGTGGCGGATGGGGCTATGCTCCCGCATGAAAAGCTCCTTGGACGGCCCTGGGGCCGTGCGGGGGTGATAAGCGAAAGGCGGGCGCGGGGCAACGCGCCAGGCGCGGGCGGCGCGAGGACGATCAGGAGAAGGTCAGGCGCAGGCCGCAGCCAACTTCGTGGACGGGCAGGGTGCGGGACAGGGCGATCTTGGCGGCAAGCGACGTGCAATGGCCGGGGTAAATGGCGGCCAGACCGATGCGGCGGAAATAGTCGGCCGTGGCCTCGAAGCGGGCCGGGTCGGGCTTGCGCAGGTGCAGGCCGCCCACCACGGCGGCCACCCGGCGCTGTCCGGTGGCCCGGCGGGCGTGCTCCACGATGTTGCAGATGCCGGCGTGGGAACAGCCGGTGATGACCACCAGACCGTCGTCGCCGTGGTAAGCCAGGGCGGTGTCGTCGGGCAGGTCGTCGGGCACGGGGCCGTCCGGCTCCAGGCGCTGCCCGATGGGGGCGACGTTTTCGAAGGGAAAAAGGCGTGGAATTTCACCGAGAAAGAGCAGTCTGTCGGTGATGGGGACCGGCTCGCGCGAAAGGACCAAGTCAAAACACTGGGCCAGGGCGTCGTAGCCAAGGAGCGAACCGATGGGTTCGCCGTGCTCCAGGCGGCGCGGGGTCAGCGCCTGGGGATGGGCGGTGAGCCTTGGCCGATGCGTCCTGCCGGCGTTGGCGGCGTGCTCGGCCAGACAGGCCATGAGGGGCACGATCCCCCAGGTGTGGTCGTTGTGGCCGTGGGAGAGCACCACCTGGTCCAGGTCGGCCAGATCAAGGCCCAGCGTGGCCGCGTTGCGGCGCAACACGTCGGAATAGCCGCAGTCGAAGAGCACCTGCGTGTCGCCGTCGCGCAGATGGAGGGACAGCCCGGGTTCAGCCAGCAGGTAGCAGTCGATGAGGGTGTTGTTGTCCACCAGGACGGTTACTTCCATGGTGCAGTTTGTGCCCTGGGGCGAACAAAAGTCAAGGAATACCTGGACAGTCAGAC
It contains:
- a CDS encoding fumarylacetoacetate hydrolase family protein, producing MRLVSFAQNDGPRLGVRLGDVLIDLSQVDDSLPSDMIAFLAGGQDAFDAVRKAAQNAPTAAQMRFSSVKLLPVVPRPGKIVCVGLNYVDHAVEISPRNLPDHPTFFARLASTLIAHNEPLLRPAVSTKLDFEGELAVIIGKPGRLIPKSQALAHVGGYALFNEGSVRDYQFRTSQWFLGKNFDATGAFGPELCTPDELPPGANGLLLCTRVNGELVQEAATSDMLFPVPALIAALSEAMTLNPGDVIVTGTPSGVGFARKPPRYLKPGDVCEIELEGYGVLRNPVGDALGE
- a CDS encoding proline iminopeptidase-family hydrolase; the encoded protein is MLTQDRASVGLIDVPGGRVFYRIVGQDAPGTPLLVVHGGPGLPHDYLEPLEALANARPVVFYDQLGCGRSDRPDDLSLFALPRYVEELDAVRRALGLTQLALLGQSFGALLCVEYLLRRGQEGVTRLVLSGPCLSAARFAADQRAHLTAMPQGVQDAVAAAEAAGDYDSDAYQAAVGVFYAKHVCRLDPWPECLTRAIEGMSLPCYLHMWGPSEFTLTGNLAGYDATPELGTITVPTLFTCGRYDEATPETTADFAARIPGARLTVIEDASHSHHLEQPARYLETVEAFLA
- the malQ gene encoding 4-alpha-glucanotransferase codes for the protein MLRRASGVLMHVTSLPSRFGIGDFGPGARRFARFLRQASQSYWQILPLSPTSTFIGNSPYSSDSAFAVSPLLISPEAMVEDGWLDAAALEAAVVDGDPAVADFEQAQAKKEALCRAAFAAGRQRLACDAAYVVFCREATGWLDDYALFRAAKREQHEAGFASWPAGLRDREPAAVDALKIRMAEEIDYVRFVQYLAHSQWKALRAQLRQADIQVIGDMPIYVTEDSADVWANPELFKLGPDKRPVWVAGVPPDYFSATGQRWGNPVYDWPAHEAEGFAWWLRRMERTLELYDIVRLDHFRGFEAYWEIAASEETAVNGTWVKAPGHALFKTLTRRFPALPIIAEDLGVITAEVRELMAAFSFPGMRVLQFAFGPGIAENRDAPHNYERNHVAYTGTHDNNTTLGWARGESGGEALESLYAYLGRRVPHEEVPWELLRLIMQSAASKVIAPMQDILCLGEGARMNMPSVAKGNWSWRAVDDHFDAAIAARLRGMTEIFGRNH
- the glgB gene encoding 1,4-alpha-glucan branching protein GlgB, with protein sequence MREHSPIRHDVSRLTEEDIYLFKQGNHFDLPDKLGSAMMEVEGQPGVHFAVWAPNARTVSVIGDFNDWDPDSHPMAVRHDASGVHECFIPGVPKGTRYKYHIASQVGGYKADKADPFAFYWETSPHTASIVWDLDYQWNDAAWMENRRDKNGFASPISIYELHLGSFRRVHQDRYRSLSYRELADHLTDHVLRAGFTHVEFLPVMEHPFFGSWGYQTLGYFAPTSRYGTPQDFMALIDRLHQNGVGVVLDWVPSHFPADGHGLSYFDGTHLFEHADPRRGYHPDWNCYIFNTGRYEVRAFLISSALFWLGRYHADALRVDAVASMLYLDYSRRDGEWIPNIHGGRENLDNIDFLRRLNEMTYARFPDTEAIAEESTSWPMVSRPPYLGGLGFGMKWNMGWMHDVLRYFARDPIFRKYHHGELTFGIWYAFTENFVLALSHDEVVYGKGSLIRKMPGDDWRRFANLRLLYGFMFGHPGKKLLFMGSEFAQWQEWNHDAELQWELLDSPPHQGILQWVADLNAVYRSEPALHQRDFKAEGFEWVDFRDAEASVLAFLRRGKDPDDMVLVVLNFTPVPREFYRVGVPRPGMWRELLNSDARPYGGSGLGNAGAVMAEAVESFDRSYSLTLTLPPLGAVFLRPA
- a CDS encoding MBL fold metallo-hydrolase — protein: MEVTVLVDNNTLIDCYLLAEPGLSLHLRDGDTQVLFDCGYSDVLRRNAATLGLDLADLDQVVLSHGHNDHTWGIVPLMACLAEHAANAGRTHRPRLTAHPQALTPRRLEHGEPIGSLLGYDALAQCFDLVLSREPVPITDRLLFLGEIPRLFPFENVAPIGQRLEPDGPVPDDLPDDTALAYHGDDGLVVITGCSHAGICNIVEHARRATGQRRVAAVVGGLHLRKPDPARFEATADYFRRIGLAAIYPGHCTSLAAKIALSRTLPVHEVGCGLRLTFS